Proteins encoded by one window of Cervus canadensis isolate Bull #8, Minnesota chromosome 18, ASM1932006v1, whole genome shotgun sequence:
- the LOC122420358 gene encoding CENPB DNA-binding domain-containing protein 1, which produces MPGKRSLNAAVIRSAKRERKAITLDVKLEVLRRFEVGEKLSQIAKALGLAVSTVATIRDNKDKIKASSQIATPLRASRLTRYRSAVMETMERLLRVWLEDQSQRNVPLSVTIIQKKAKSLFDDLQREQGESSQTEKFTASKGWFVRFKERHCLPHFKMNISAPAKEDEYPEILKSIIQEEERAEPGFKSSKDRLMLLLGGNAAGDFKLKPLLVYHSENPKALKGYSKPNLPVIWRSSRKAWATRSIFHEWFTYFFCPAIEKYCAQNNLTNKALLILDKAPCHPVNLSDLSDNVRVEYLHDSTADSIQPMGQGVASAFRAHYLRRTFEHILEATDGEDTAEIREFWRNYSIVDAVDNIAVAWGELTPATMNSVWKKIWPECVQFQSASQTDGIAQLQQDIVILAKSVAVGEVGEADVDQLLQSHDEGLSNEELMQLEQEPAGEEEEGEEAAPALRQLTTRELSAAFSHFETGLQVLTSNSPDATWKLQVSRAINDAISCYRELYSEKERRSKQLS; this is translated from the exons ATGCCTGGGAAAAGGTCCCTAAACGCCGCAGTCATCCGGAGTGCCAAAAGGGAACGGAAAGCAATCACCCTCGACGTGAAGTTAGAAGTGTTAAGACGGTTTGAAGTGGGTGAGAAGCTCAGCCAGATCGCAAAGGCCTTAGGCCTTGCTGTCTCTACAGTGGCGACCATCAGAGATAATAAAGACAAAATCAAAGCGAGTTCACAAATAGCCACTCCTTTGAGAGCCTCCCGGTTGACTCGTTACCGAAGTGCAGTCATGGAGACCATGGAGCGGTTGTTGCGTGTGTGGCTCGAAGACCAGAGCCAGCGAAACGTGCCCCTGAGTGTCACCATTATTCAGAAGAAGGCCAAGAGTTTGTTTGATGACTTACAGCGTGAGCAAGGTGAAAGCTCTCAAACAGAAAAGTTTACTGCAAGTAAAGGGTGGTTTGTGAGATTCAAGGAACGCCACTGTTTGCCCCACTTCAAGATGAACATCTCAGCTCCTGCCAAGGAGGATGAATATCCAGAAATACTGAAGAGCATCATTCAGGAAG AAGAGAGAGCTGAGCCAGGATTTAAATCATCCAAAGATCGCTTGATGCTGCTTCTTGGTGGCAACGCAGCTGGGGACTTCAAGTTGAAACCCCTATTGGTGTACCACTCAGAAAACCCCAAGGCTCTGAAGGGGTACTCCAAGCCCAATCTGCCCGTGATTTGGCGCTCAAGCAGAAAGGCCTGGGCAACCAGGAGCATCTTTCATGAATGGTTCACGTACTTTTTTTGCCCTGCCATTGAGAAATACTGTGCCCAAAACAACCTGACCAACAAAGCCCTGCTCATCTTAGACAAGGCACCATGCCACCCAGTCAATCTGAGTGATCTGTCTGATAATGTAAGAGTGGAATATCTTCATGACAGCACAGCTGACTCGATCCAGCCCATGGGTCAAGGTGTAGCCTCTGCCTTCAGAGCTCATTACCTAAGAAGGACTTTTGAGCACATCCTAGAAGCAACAGATGGGGAGGATACAGCAGAGATCAGGGAGTTCTGGAGAAACTACAGCATTGTGGACGCTGTGGACAACATCGCAGTAGCCTGGGGGGAGCTCACACCAGCAACAATGAACAGTGTGTGGAAGAAGATTTGGCCTGAGTGTGTTCAGTTCCAGAGTGCTTCCCAAACAGATGGCATTGCACAGCTTCAACAAGATATTGTGATCCTTGCCAAGAGTGTGGCTGTTGGAGAGGTGGGAGAAGCTGATGTGGACCAGCTGCTGCAGTCCCACGATGAGGGTCTCTCAAATGAGGAGCTGATGCAGCTAGAGCAGGAGCccgcaggagaggaggaggagggtgaagAGGCTGCCCCTGCCCTGCGCCAACTAACCACACGGGAGCTGTCAGCAGCCTTCTCACATTTTGAGACCGGCTTGCAGGTCCTTACCAGTAACAGCCCTGATGCCACGTGGAAACTGCAAGTTTCAAGAGCAATCAATGATGCAATAAGCTGCTACAGGGAGCTGTACAGTGAGAAGGAGCGGCGCTCCAAACAGCTCTCCTAG